The DNA sequence CCTTTTTTCTCTTTTTTACTCTCCGCTGTAACAATTTTCGCCTCTGGTTTTACGGGAGTTGCAGGAGATGGTTGAGCAATTTTTGGTGGGGGAAAAGTAATTTCTCCTTGGTGAGTGACTAAAGCCCCTCGAATTACCTCATCTTCAAGATTGACGGTGAATTTCTCATTACCGCCCATATCTTTGAGCAAATGCCATAAATTAGTACCATATAATTGACTAGATTGACTGGCCATGCGACTGGGTAAATCGGTTAAGCCAACAATAGTTACTCCTGCATATTGATAAATTTCATTGGGCTTTGTAACTTCACAGTTACCACCTTGTTCTGCCGCTAAATCAACAATGACTGAGCCTTCTTTCATGGTTTGCACCATCTCTTCTGTAATTAACTTCGGTGCAGGTTTCCCCGGTATTAATGCAGTAGTGATAATAATATCAACTTCTTCGGCTTGTTCGGCAAACAAAGCCATTTCTGCGTCAATAAACTCCTTGCTCATGGTTTTGGCATAGCCACCTTCCCCAGAGCCATCTTCTGCAAATTCGAGTTCTAAAAATTCTCCTCCAAGACTTTCTACTTGCTCTTTTACCACTAATCTGGTGTCAAAAGCTCTCACAATTGCCCCTAAACTTTTTGCCGCACCAATAGCCGCTAACCCTGCAACTCCAGCACCAATAACTAAGACTTTTGCAGGAGGCACTTTTCCTGCGGCGGTAATTTGCCCAGTGAAAAATCTCCCAAAATTATTGGCGGCTTCAATAACGGCTCTATAACCTGCAATATTTGCCATACTAGATAAAGCGTCTAGTTTTTGGGCTCTACTGATACGAGGCACTGCATCCATCGCCAATACAGTTGCTTGTTTGTCCGATAATTGTTCTAACAATTCGGAATTTTGGGCAGGATAAATGAAGCTAATTAGAGTCTTTTCAGGAGTTAACAATTCCACTTCTTCGGGTTGAGGGGGACGCACTTTGAGGATTATATCTCCTTCTTGCCACAGTTTTTCCCTATTTTCAATGATTTTACAACCTACTTCAGTATAAGCGCGATCGCTGAAATTGGCTTTTTCCCCTGCTTGGGTTTCAACCAAAACAGTAAAACCGAGCTTTTGTAATTTGGTAGCAGTATCAGGAGTCGCACTAACTCGACATTCTGACGGATAAATCTCTTTAGGAATGGCGATTTTTAGGGATGTCTGTACAGAATCGGAAGTCATGTTTTCTGTCAGAGTCGCAGTCATAATTTCTCCTACTTAAATTTTGAACATTTTTTCTCTTATACCTTGCATAGTAGGGTCATTCTCTTTTTTTGCTTCTTAATTTAAACTTCTCTTAGTAATTGACAAGGATTTATTTACATTCTGTTACTCGTTAGCTTTCTCAGAATTAACAACTGACGTTACGCACTTATTCATGTGTTAAGTTAAGGGAAGTTTCAGGTTTCAGACATCAGGTAGCAGGTTTAATTTTCATAAGATTACATTATTTTATCCAAGAATTTAAAATAAGAAAATCAATTAATATATATTTTTTGTCAATTTTTTAACCTAATACCTACTCTTATCTAATATTCTTAAACCGAATTGAGATTTGGTAATTACTTACACTGAAAAAATTTTTTTCCTTTATTAATTGATAATGATTTGATGATATATTGATTAGTCAAATTAACTATTAGCTATTTAGAAAAAACTATTTATGCGTATTGCCCTATTTACCGAAACATTTTTACCGAAAGTTGATGGTATTGTTACCCGTCTCAAACACACCGTTGAACATCTACAAAAACAAGGAGATGAAGTTTTGATTTTTTCTCCTGAAGGTGGTTTGAAAGAATATAAAGGTGCAAAAATTAACGGTATTAAGGGTATTCCTTTGCCTCTATACCCAGAATTGAAATTGGCGATTCCCAATCCTTCTATTGGTTTTAGTTTGAGAAGGTTTAAACCTGATTTAGTTCATGTGGTGAATCCTGCGGTTTTAGGGTTAGGAGGCATTTTTTATGCAAAAAAATACGATATTCCTTTAGTGGCTTCTTATCATACCCATTTGCCCCAGTATCTTCATCATTACAATTTGGGGGCTTTAGAAGGTTTATTGTGGGAAATGTTGAAATTAGCCCATAATCAGGCAAAATTAAATCTTTGTACTTCTACTGCGATGGTAAACGAGTTAGAAAGTCATGGTATTGAAAGAGTTGATTTATGGCAAAGAGGAGTAGATACGGATTCTTTTCAGCCTGATTTAGTTTCTAGTCAAATGCGCGATCTCCTCTCTGGTGGTCATCCTGATGCACCATTACTATTATATGTGGGAAGAGTCTCCGCAGAAAAAGAAATTGATAAAATTAAACCTGTATTAGAAAACATCCCGAATGCAAGACTGGCAATTGTGGGAAATGGACCTGCGAGAGAGGAGTTAGAGGCGTTATTTGCAGGAACAAATACCAATTTTGTGGGTTATTTACATGGACAAGATTTAGGCTCGGCTTATGCTTCGGCGGATGCGTTTATTTTTCCTTCTTCCACAGAAACCCTCGGTTTAGTGTTACTGGAAGCGATGGCGGCAGGATGCCCTGTGGTAGCGGCAAGACGGGGCGGTATTCCTGATATTGTTACCGATGGTGTTAATGGTTATTTATTTGAACCTGATGATCCTCAAGGTGCGATCGCAGCTACTCAAAAATTATTAGCTAAAACCGATGAGAGAGAGCAATTAAGGCAAAATGCAAGGAAAGAGGCTGAAAAATGGGGCTGGGCTTCTGCTACGGCTCAATTACGCAATTTTTATCAAGGGGTTCTATCTCAAGATATGAGTTTAGTTGCGTGAACTACCCACACTAAATTAAAATTACAGTGTTGGCCTCCTACCTAAAGAATTGACTCAATTTAACTTCTTTGCCTAACAAAGATAAAATAGATAAAAGCAACAAAAATTGATGTTAACAGACATAGAAACCAAAAAATAGAAATGGGTAACGAAAACATAGTTCTTTTATCTAGTCGAGAAATCGAAAAAATGCGTCAGGTGGGCAAACTAGCGGCACAATTATTAAACCATTTAGAAAAGATGGTAAAGCCCGGTGTTAGTACCTATGAATTAAACGAAGAAGCCGAAAAATGGACGAAAGCTCATGGGGCAAAAAGCGCCCCTCTCGGCTATGGAAAACCTCCTTTTCCTGCATCTATTTGTACTAGCGTTAATGATGTCATTTGTCACGGCATTCCTGACAAGAAACAGATTTTAAAAGACGGCGATATTATCAACATTGACGTTACTCCCATTTTAGACGGTTATCACGGTGATACTTCCCGTACTTTTTTTGTTGGCACTCCATCTCCTATGGCCAAAAAATTAGTAGAAGTAACGGAAGAATGTATGTATAGGGGTATTAATGCTGTACGCCCCGGAGGAAAAATAGGTGATATAGGAGCGGCGATTCAGGAATATGCAGAAAGTCAGGGTTTTTCTGTCGTCAGAAATTTTGTAGGTCATGGTGTTGGCAGAGTATTCCACACTCCTCCTCAAATTCCTCACTATGGCAAAAAAGGTACAGGGAAAAAATTACGCCCCGGAATGG is a window from the Cyanobacterium sp. Dongsha4 genome containing:
- the pntA gene encoding Re/Si-specific NAD(P)(+) transhydrogenase subunit alpha, translated to MTATLTENMTSDSVQTSLKIAIPKEIYPSECRVSATPDTATKLQKLGFTVLVETQAGEKANFSDRAYTEVGCKIIENREKLWQEGDIILKVRPPQPEEVELLTPEKTLISFIYPAQNSELLEQLSDKQATVLAMDAVPRISRAQKLDALSSMANIAGYRAVIEAANNFGRFFTGQITAAGKVPPAKVLVIGAGVAGLAAIGAAKSLGAIVRAFDTRLVVKEQVESLGGEFLELEFAEDGSGEGGYAKTMSKEFIDAEMALFAEQAEEVDIIITTALIPGKPAPKLITEEMVQTMKEGSVIVDLAAEQGGNCEVTKPNEIYQYAGVTIVGLTDLPSRMASQSSQLYGTNLWHLLKDMGGNEKFTVNLEDEVIRGALVTHQGEITFPPPKIAQPSPATPVKPEAKIVTAESKKEKKGNGGLIWALLAILALIGIGIGAPESFLSHFTVFILAVFVGWQVIWNVTPALHTPLMSVTNAISGIIIVGGMLQISGELTSPTTILGAIAILVGTINISGGFLVTQRMLKMFRK
- a CDS encoding glycosyltransferase — protein: MRIALFTETFLPKVDGIVTRLKHTVEHLQKQGDEVLIFSPEGGLKEYKGAKINGIKGIPLPLYPELKLAIPNPSIGFSLRRFKPDLVHVVNPAVLGLGGIFYAKKYDIPLVASYHTHLPQYLHHYNLGALEGLLWEMLKLAHNQAKLNLCTSTAMVNELESHGIERVDLWQRGVDTDSFQPDLVSSQMRDLLSGGHPDAPLLLYVGRVSAEKEIDKIKPVLENIPNARLAIVGNGPAREELEALFAGTNTNFVGYLHGQDLGSAYASADAFIFPSSTETLGLVLLEAMAAGCPVVAARRGGIPDIVTDGVNGYLFEPDDPQGAIAATQKLLAKTDEREQLRQNARKEAEKWGWASATAQLRNFYQGVLSQDMSLVA
- the map gene encoding type I methionyl aminopeptidase yields the protein MDVNRHRNQKIEMGNENIVLLSSREIEKMRQVGKLAAQLLNHLEKMVKPGVSTYELNEEAEKWTKAHGAKSAPLGYGKPPFPASICTSVNDVICHGIPDKKQILKDGDIINIDVTPILDGYHGDTSRTFFVGTPSPMAKKLVEVTEECMYRGINAVRPGGKIGDIGAAIQEYAESQGFSVVRNFVGHGVGRVFHTPPQIPHYGKKGTGKKLRPGMVFTIEPMINEGTWEAEMGDDGWTAYTKDRKLSAQFEHTVAVTNDGVEILTLNR